One genomic segment of Desmodus rotundus isolate HL8 chromosome 5, HLdesRot8A.1, whole genome shotgun sequence includes these proteins:
- the UBXN1 gene encoding UBX domain-containing protein 1 isoform X1, which yields MAELTALESLIEMGFPRGRAEKALALTGNQGIEAAMDWLMEHEDDPDVDEPLATPLGHILGREPTPSEQGGPEGSGSAAEESKPPLSEEERQEQTKRMLELVAQKQREREEREEREALERERQRRRQGQELSAARQRLQEDEMRRAAEERRREKAEELAARQRVREKIERDKAERAKKYGGSVSSQPSPPTEPGPVPSSPSQEPPSKREYDQCRIQVRLPDGTSLTQTFRAREQLAAVRLYVELHRGEEPGGGRDPVQLLSGFPRRAFSEADMERPLQELGLVPSAVLIVAKKCPS from the exons ATGGCGGAGCTGACGGCTCTGGAGAGTCTCATCGAGATGGGCTTCCCCAGGGGACGCGC GGAGAAGGCTCTGGCCCTCACAGGGAACCAGGGCATCGAGGCCGCGATGGACTG GTTGATGGAGCACGAAGACGACCCCGACGTGGACGAGCCGCTAGCGACCCCCCTCGGACATATTCTAGGACGGGAACCCACCCCCTCGGAGCAAGGTGGCCCCGAAG GATCTGGGTCCGCTGCGGAAGAAAGCAAACCCCCCTTGAGCGAAGAGGAAAGGCAGGAACAGACGAAGAG GATGTTGGAGCTGGTGGCCCAGAAACAGCGGGAGCGCGAAGAGAGAGAGGAGCGGGAGGCGTTGGAACGCGAACGGCAGCGCAGGAGACAAGGGCAGGAGCTGTCAGCTGCCAGACAGCGGCTGCAGGAAGACGAGATGCGCCGCGCGGCGGAGGAGCGGAGGAGGGAGAAGGCTGAAGAGTTAGCAGCCAG GCAAAGAGTCCGAGAAAAGATTGAAAGAGACAAAGCAGAGAGAGCCAAGAAG TATGGTGGTAGTGTGAGTTCTCAGCCGTCCCCGCCAACAGAGCCAGGACctgttccctcctctcccagccagGAGCCTCCCTCCAAGCGGGAGTACGACCAGTGTCGCATACAG GTCAGGCTGCCAGACGGGACCTCGCTGACCCAGACCTTCCGGGCTCGGGAACAGCTGGCAGCTGTCAGGCTCTACGTGGAGCTCCACCGTGGGGAGGAACCTGGAGGCGGCCGGGACCCGGTGCAGTTGCTCAGTGGCTTCCCCCGGCGGGCCTTCTCAGAGGCTGACATGGAGCGGCCCCTGCAGGAGCTGG GACTTGTGCCTTCTGCTGTTCTCATTGTGGCCAAGAAATGTCCCAGCTGA
- the UBXN1 gene encoding UBX domain-containing protein 1 isoform X2, with protein sequence MAELTALESLIEMGFPRGRAEKALALTGNQGIEAAMDWLMEHEDDPDVDEPLATPLGHILGREPTPSEQGSGSAAEESKPPLSEEERQEQTKRMLELVAQKQREREEREEREALERERQRRRQGQELSAARQRLQEDEMRRAAEERRREKAEELAARQRVREKIERDKAERAKKYGGSVSSQPSPPTEPGPVPSSPSQEPPSKREYDQCRIQVRLPDGTSLTQTFRAREQLAAVRLYVELHRGEEPGGGRDPVQLLSGFPRRAFSEADMERPLQELGLVPSAVLIVAKKCPS encoded by the exons ATGGCGGAGCTGACGGCTCTGGAGAGTCTCATCGAGATGGGCTTCCCCAGGGGACGCGC GGAGAAGGCTCTGGCCCTCACAGGGAACCAGGGCATCGAGGCCGCGATGGACTG GTTGATGGAGCACGAAGACGACCCCGACGTGGACGAGCCGCTAGCGACCCCCCTCGGACATATTCTAGGACGGGAACCCACCCCCTCGGAGCAAG GATCTGGGTCCGCTGCGGAAGAAAGCAAACCCCCCTTGAGCGAAGAGGAAAGGCAGGAACAGACGAAGAG GATGTTGGAGCTGGTGGCCCAGAAACAGCGGGAGCGCGAAGAGAGAGAGGAGCGGGAGGCGTTGGAACGCGAACGGCAGCGCAGGAGACAAGGGCAGGAGCTGTCAGCTGCCAGACAGCGGCTGCAGGAAGACGAGATGCGCCGCGCGGCGGAGGAGCGGAGGAGGGAGAAGGCTGAAGAGTTAGCAGCCAG GCAAAGAGTCCGAGAAAAGATTGAAAGAGACAAAGCAGAGAGAGCCAAGAAG TATGGTGGTAGTGTGAGTTCTCAGCCGTCCCCGCCAACAGAGCCAGGACctgttccctcctctcccagccagGAGCCTCCCTCCAAGCGGGAGTACGACCAGTGTCGCATACAG GTCAGGCTGCCAGACGGGACCTCGCTGACCCAGACCTTCCGGGCTCGGGAACAGCTGGCAGCTGTCAGGCTCTACGTGGAGCTCCACCGTGGGGAGGAACCTGGAGGCGGCCGGGACCCGGTGCAGTTGCTCAGTGGCTTCCCCCGGCGGGCCTTCTCAGAGGCTGACATGGAGCGGCCCCTGCAGGAGCTGG GACTTGTGCCTTCTGCTGTTCTCATTGTGGCCAAGAAATGTCCCAGCTGA
- the UQCC3 gene encoding ubiquinol-cytochrome-c reductase complex assembly factor 3 isoform X2, whose protein sequence is MGSLRKVLIAVAIVGAWAGVGSALFVLVTPGEERVQTMLKEMPGQDPRSREEAARTKQLVLATLQEAATTQENVAWRKNWVCPLSHPSPASGPPCHHTQLLQGPLHVSL, encoded by the exons ATGGGGTCCTTGCGTAAAGTATTGATCGCAGTTGCGATAGTGGGTGCGTGGGCCGGCGTGGGCTCCGCACTCTTTGTCCTGGTGACCCCGGGAGAGGAGCGGGTTCAGACGATGCTGAAG GAGATGCCAGGGCAGGACCCGCGGAGCAGGGAAGAGGCGGCCAGGACCAAACAGTTAGTGCTGGCCACTCTGCAGGAGGCAGCTACCACGCAGGAGAACGTGGCCTGGAGGAAGAACTGG GTATGCCCCCTCTCACACCCAAGTCCTGCTTCAGGTCCCCCGTGTCACCATACCCAGCTCCTGCAGGGGCCGCTCCATGTCAGCCTCTGA
- the UQCC3 gene encoding ubiquinol-cytochrome-c reductase complex assembly factor 3 isoform X1 — protein MGSLRKVLIAVAIVGAWAGVGSALFVLVTPGEERVQTMLKEMPGQDPRSREEAARTKQLVLATLQEAATTQENVAWRKNWVAWAGELLPSEHVPPKPCTNCTFMFLSRARVIGPGELN, from the exons ATGGGGTCCTTGCGTAAAGTATTGATCGCAGTTGCGATAGTGGGTGCGTGGGCCGGCGTGGGCTCCGCACTCTTTGTCCTGGTGACCCCGGGAGAGGAGCGGGTTCAGACGATGCTGAAG GAGATGCCAGGGCAGGACCCGCGGAGCAGGGAAGAGGCGGCCAGGACCAAACAGTTAGTGCTGGCCACTCTGCAGGAGGCAGCTACCACGCAGGAGAACGTGGCCTGGAGGAAGAACTGG GTAGCCTGGGCCGGGGAGCTGCTGCCGAGTGAGCACGTTCCCCCCAAACCCTGCACCAACTGCACGTTCATGTTCTTATCGCGGGCCAGAGTCATCGGACCTGGTGAACTGAATTAG
- the UQCC3 gene encoding ubiquinol-cytochrome-c reductase complex assembly factor 3 isoform X3 gives MGSLRKVLIAVAIVGAWAGVGSALFVLVTPGEERVQTMLKEMPGQDPRSREEAARTKQLVLATLQEAATTQENVAWRKNWVSSGKST, from the exons ATGGGGTCCTTGCGTAAAGTATTGATCGCAGTTGCGATAGTGGGTGCGTGGGCCGGCGTGGGCTCCGCACTCTTTGTCCTGGTGACCCCGGGAGAGGAGCGGGTTCAGACGATGCTGAAG GAGATGCCAGGGCAGGACCCGCGGAGCAGGGAAGAGGCGGCCAGGACCAAACAGTTAGTGCTGGCCACTCTGCAGGAGGCAGCTACCACGCAGGAGAACGTGGCCTGGAGGAAGAACTGGGTGAGCAGTGGAAAGTCAAC GTAG
- the LBHD1 gene encoding LBH domain-containing protein 1 encodes MDLVPGSSEDGHPESPRLTNPLWKDREEVDRNEVHQDVQVVSQNTHLPSLVVEASELSEESGELRWPQEELLLLTDDEREEAQVCFQDQSEEPGWTWSPLDPRSPLRTINPQLSWGQEQVEQDASWIPEDAECQEAPNPCPLWDPTGFRVCRSPSVEYPHLLPPRSFEGAEEETFQATAGVDSGAAAEAPGGRGCDRRRADHEAPPQEAGVQCTCQHYSFWEEAQKTPPADSSFPERESSHGSGNPCKANQD; translated from the exons ATGGACCTTGTGCCAGGGAGCAGTGAGGATGGGCATCCAGAAAGTCCTAGGCTGACCAACCCTCTCTGGAAGGACAGAGAAGAAGTTGACAGAAATGAAGTTCATCAGGATGTTCAG GTTGTCTCTCAAAACACCCATCTGCCCTCCCTTGTGGTGGAAGCTTCGGAGTTAAGTGAAGAGAGCGGGGAGCTCCGGTGGCCACAGGAGGAGCTGCTGTTGCTCACTGATGATGAGAGAGAAGAGGCCCAGGTCTGCTTCCAGGACCAAAGTGAAGAGCCAG GCTGGACATGGAGCCCACTGGACCCCAGATCTCCCTTAAGAACCATTAACCCACAACTCAGCTGGGGGCAGGAACAGGTAGAACAAGATGCCTCCTGGATTCCTGAGGATGCAGAGTGTCAGGAAGCACCCAATCCCTGTCCTCTCTGGGATCCCACAGGCTTCCGTGTCTGCAGAAGCCCATCTGTGGAATACCCCcatctcctgcctcccaggagctTTGAGG GAGCTGAAGAAGAAACTTTTCAAGCGACGGCGGGTGTTGACTCGGGAGCGGCGGCTGAAGCACCGGGTGGTCGGGGCTGTGATAGACGAAGGGCTGATCACGAAGCACCACCTCAAGAAGCGGGC GTCCAGTGCACGTGCCAACATTACTCTTTCTGGGAAGAAGCGCAGAAAACTCCTCCAGCAGATTCGTCTttcccagaaagagaaagcagccaTGGAAG TGGAAATCCCTGCAAAGCCAACCAGGACTAA
- the CSKMT gene encoding citrate synthase-lysine N-methyltransferase CSKMT, mitochondrial produces MAALRRILHWATLAAGTRREVAGSLAGSCLADRCLWDKLHAQPRLGSVPTFDWFFGYEEIQGLLLPLLQGAQAACPLRVLDVGCGTSSLCTGLYTKCPHPVDVLGVDFSPVAVAHMNSILEGGQGQTPLFPGHRASRLHFMQADVQNLEPVASFSSFQLVLDKGTWDAIARGGLPGAYQALSECLRVLSPQGTLIQFSDEDPDVRLPCLEQRSQGRTVTVQEIGPFRGITYFAYLVQGSH; encoded by the exons ATGGCCGCGCTGCGCAGAATCCTCCACTGGGCGACCCTGGCTGCTGGGACACGCCGCGAGGTGGCGG GCTCCCTGGCCGGTAGCTGCCTGGCGGACCGCTGCCTCTGGGATAAACTCCACGCCCAGCCCCGTCTGGGCAGCGTCCCCACCTTCGACTGGTTCTTTGGGTACGAGGAAATCCAGGGGCTCCTACTGCCACTGTTGCAGggggcccaggctgcctgtccaCTGCGAGTGTTAGACGTGGGCTGTGGGACTTCCAGCCTGTGTACAGGCCTCTACACCAAGTGCCCACATCCCGTGGATGTGCTGGGGGTGGACTTCTCTCCTGTGGCTGTGGCGCACATGAACAGCATTCTGGAAGGTGGCCAAGGCCAAACACCTCTGTTCCCTGGGCACCGTGCCTCCCGCCTCCACTTCATGCAGGCTGATGTCCAGAACCTGGAGCCAGTGGCTTCTTTCAGCTCCTTCCAGCTTGTATTGGACAAGGGCACCTGGGATGCCATTGCTCGGGGTGGTCTGCCTGGGGCTTACCAGGCACTGTCCGAGTGCCTGAGGGTCCTAAGCCCCCAGGGGACCCTGATTCAGTTTTCAGATGAGGACCCAGATGTGCGGCTTCCCTGCTTGGAGCAAAGATCCCAAGGCCGGACTGTGACTGTGCAGGAGATAGGCCCTTTCAGGGGCATCACCTACTTTGCTTACTTGGTTCAAGGCTCCCATTAA
- the INTS5 gene encoding integrator complex subunit 5 isoform X1 yields the protein MSALCDPPGAPGPPGPAPATHGPAPLSAQELSQEIKAFLTGVDPILGHQLSAREHARCGLLLLRSLPPARAAVLDHLRGVFDESVRAHLAALDESPVAGPPHLRPPAPSHVPAGGPGLEDVVQEVQQVLSEFIRANPKAWAPVISAWSIDLMGQLSSTYSGQHQRVPHATGSLNELLQLWMGCRATRTLMDIYVQCLSALIGSCPDACVDALLDTSVQHSPHFDWVVAHIGSSFPGTIISRVLSCGLKDFCVHGGAGGGAGGSGGSSSQIPSTDPFPGSPAIPGEKRVPKIASVVGILGHLASRHGDSIRRELLRMFHDSLAGGTGGRSGDPSLQATVPFLLQLAVMSPALLGTVSGELVDCLKPPAVLSQLQQHLQGFPREELDNMLNLAVHLVSQASGAGAYRLLQFLVDTAMPASVITTHGMTVPDTVREACDRLIQLLLLHLQKLVHHRGGSSGEGVLGPPPAPRPVPFLDALRNHVGELCGETLRLERKRFLWQHQLLGLLSVYTRPSCGPEALGHLLSRARSPEELSLATQLYAGLVVSLSGLLPLAFRSCLARVHAGTLQPPFTARFLRNLALLVGWEQQGGEGPAALGARFGESASAHLTDLAPLLLHPEEEVAEAAASLLAICPFPPESLSPSQLLGLVRAGVHRFFASLRLHGPPGVASASQLLTRLSQTSPAGLKAVLQLLVEGALHRGNTELFGGEVDEDETVSVVSASLPSASLLDTNRRHTAAVPGPGGIWSVFHAGVIGRGLKPPKDIQSRNQQEVIYNTQSLLSLLVHCCSAPGGTECGACWGAPTLSPEAAKAVAVTLVESVCPDAAGAELAWPPEEHARATVERDLRIGRRFREQPLLFELLKLVAAAPPALCYCSVLLRGLLAALLGHWEASRHPDTAHSPWHLEASCTLVAVMAEGSLLPPALGNMHEVFSQLAPFEVRLLLLSVWGFLREHGPLPQKFIFQSERGRFIRDFSREGGGEGGPHLAVLHSVLHRNIDRLGLFSGRFQAPSPSTLLRQGT from the exons ATGTCCGCGTTGTGCGACCCTCCCGGGGCCCCAGGGCCTCCCGGGCCTGCCCCGGCCACCCACGGTCCCGCGCCGCTCAG TGCTCAGGAGCTGTCCCAGGAAATCAAGGCTTTTCTGACTGGCGTCGACCCCATTCTGGGCCACCAACTCTCCGCCCGGGAACATGCTCGCTGTGGTCTTCTCCTGCTCCGCTCTTTGCCACCTGCTCGGGCTGCTGTGCTTGACCACTTGCGAGGCGTCTTTGATGAGAGTGTCCGGGCCCACCTGGCTGCCCTGGATGAAAGCCCTGTGGCTGGCCCACCTCATCTCCGTCCACCTGCACCCTCCCATGTCCCTGCTGGGGGACCTGGTCTAGAGGATGTAGTGCAGGAAGTGCAGCAGGTGCTCTCCGAGTTTATCCGGGCCAACCCGAAGGCCTGGGCACCTGTGATTAGTGCATGGTCCATTGACCTCATGGGGCAACTAAGCAGCACGTACTCAGGCCAGCATCAGCGTGTGCCCCATGCCACTGGCTCTCTCAACGAATTGCTGCAGCTGTGGATGGGCTGTCGAGCCACACGCACATTGATGGACATCTATGTTCAGTGCCTCTCAGCGCTCATTGGTAGCTGCCCAGATGCCTGTGTGGATGCCTTGCTGGATACCTCTGTCCAGCATTCCCCACACTTTGACTGGGTTGTGGCCCATATCGGCTCCTCTTTTCCTGGCACCATCATCTCCCGAGTTCTCTCCTGTGGCCTTAAGGACTTCTGTGTTCatggtggggctggaggtggagcTGGTGGCAGTGGTGGAAGCTCTTCTCAAATTCCCTCTACAGACCCCTTCCCTGGATCTCCTGCTATCCCTGGGGAGAAGCGGGTACCCAAGATTGCCTCAGTTGTGGGCATCCTCGGCCACCTGGCCTCCCGCCATGGAGACAGCATCCGACGGGAGCTCCTTCGAATGTTCCATGATAGCCTGGCAGGGGGCACTGGGGGCCGGAGTGGGGACCCCTCCCTTCAGGCCACAGTTCCCTTCCTCCTGCAACTGGCGGTGATGTCACCAGCTTTGCTGGGCACAGTCTCGGGAGAGCTGGTAGATTGCCTTAAGCCCCCAGCTGTGCTGAGCCAGCTGCAGCAACACCTGCAGGGATTTCCTCGAGAGGAACTGGACAACATGTTGAACCTGGCTGTGCATCTGGTGAGCCAGGCCTCTGGGGCAGGTGCCTACCGCCTTTTGCAGTTCCTGGTGGACACAGCCATGCCTGCCTCAGTCATTACTACCCATGGCATGACAGTGCCAGATACTGTGCGTGAGGCCTGTGACCGGTTGATTCAGCTGCTGCTTCTACATCTGCAAAAACTGGTTCATCACCGGGGAGGGTCTTCTGGGGAAGGGGTGCtgggcccacccccagcccctcgcCCTGTGCCCTTTCTAGATGCACTAAGAAACCATGTTGGAGAACTATGTGGAGAGACATTACGATTGGAACGGAAACGCTTCCTCTGGCAACACCAGCTCTTgggcctgctctctgtctatacACGGCCTAGCTGTGGACCTGAGGCCTTGGGCCATCTCCTGAGCCGGGCCCGAAGCCCTGAAGAGTTGAGTTTGGCCACCCAATTATATGCAGGGCTGGTGGTCAGTCTCTCGGGCCTCCTGCCCCTGGCCTTCCGAAGCTGCTTGGCTCGGGTGCATGCAGGGACTTTGCAACCTCCCTTCACGGCTCGGTTCCTGCGCAACTTGGCACTGCTAGTGGGGTGGGAACAGCAGGGTGGTGAGGGCCCTGCAGCCCTAGGAGCCCGGTTTGGGGAGTCTGCTTCAGCCCATCTTACTGACCTGGCTCCTCTCCTGCTACATCCTGAGGAGGAAGTAGCTGAAGCTGCTGCCTCCCTCTTGGCCATTTGTCCCTTTCCTCCAGaatccctgtctccctcccaacTCCTGGGACTGGTGAGAGCTGGAGTGCATCGCTTCTTTGCCTCTCTGAGGTTGCATGGTCCCCCAGGTGTGGCTTCAGCCTCCCAGCTTCTTACCCGCCTCTCTCAGACCTCTCCTGCAGGGCTTAAGGCTGTCTTGCAGCTGCTAGTTGAAGGAGCCTTACATCGGGGCAACACAGAACTGTTTGGAGGGGAAGTGGACGAGGACGAGACTGTTTCAGTTGTCTCCGCTTCTTTGCCTTCTGCCTCTCTATTGGACACAAACCGGCGACACACTGCAGCTGTGCCAGGTCCTGGAGGGATTTGGTCTGTTTTCCATGCTGGAGTAATCGGTCGTGGCCTAAAGCCACCCAAGGATATCCAGTCACGAAATCAGCAGGAAGTGATCTATAACACCCAGAGCCTCCTCAGCCTCCTGGTGCACTGCTGCAGTGCTCCTGGGGGAACTGAATGTGGGGCCTGCTGGGGGGCTCCCACCCTGAGCCCAGAGGCAGCCAAAGCTGTGGCAGTGACCTTGGTGGAGAGTGTGTGTCCTGATGCAGCTGGTGCTGAGCTAGCCTGGCCCCCTGAGGAGCACGCCCGGGCCACCGTGGAGCGGGATCTCCGCATTGGCCGGCGCTTCCGGGAACAACCCCTACTCTTTGAGCTGTTAAAGCTGGTAGCAgctgctcccccagccctgtGCTACTGCTCCGTGCTGCTGCGGGGGTTGCTGGCCGCCCTCTTGGGCCATTGGGAAGCCTCTCGCCACCCCGATACAGCCCACTCACCCTGGCACCTGGAGGCATCCTGCACCCTGGTGGCTGTCATGGCTGAGGGAAGCCTCTTGCCACCAGCCCTGGGTAATATGCACGAGGTATTTAGCCAACTGGCACCTTTTGAAGTGCGTCTGCTGCTGCTCAGTGTCTGGGGCTTTCTCCGGGAGCATGGGCCCTTGCCCCAGAAGTTCATCTTCCAGTCAGAGCGTGGCCGCTTCATCCGGGACTTctccagggagggtgggggtgagggtggaccCCATCTGGCTGTGCTGCACAGTGTCCTCCACCGCAACATTGACCGCCTGGGCCTTTTCTCTGGCCGTTTCCAGGCACCTTCACCGTCCACTCTACTTCGGCAGGGGACATAG
- the INTS5 gene encoding integrator complex subunit 5 isoform X2 — protein MGQLSSTYSGQHQRVPHATGSLNELLQLWMGCRATRTLMDIYVQCLSALIGSCPDACVDALLDTSVQHSPHFDWVVAHIGSSFPGTIISRVLSCGLKDFCVHGGAGGGAGGSGGSSSQIPSTDPFPGSPAIPGEKRVPKIASVVGILGHLASRHGDSIRRELLRMFHDSLAGGTGGRSGDPSLQATVPFLLQLAVMSPALLGTVSGELVDCLKPPAVLSQLQQHLQGFPREELDNMLNLAVHLVSQASGAGAYRLLQFLVDTAMPASVITTHGMTVPDTVREACDRLIQLLLLHLQKLVHHRGGSSGEGVLGPPPAPRPVPFLDALRNHVGELCGETLRLERKRFLWQHQLLGLLSVYTRPSCGPEALGHLLSRARSPEELSLATQLYAGLVVSLSGLLPLAFRSCLARVHAGTLQPPFTARFLRNLALLVGWEQQGGEGPAALGARFGESASAHLTDLAPLLLHPEEEVAEAAASLLAICPFPPESLSPSQLLGLVRAGVHRFFASLRLHGPPGVASASQLLTRLSQTSPAGLKAVLQLLVEGALHRGNTELFGGEVDEDETVSVVSASLPSASLLDTNRRHTAAVPGPGGIWSVFHAGVIGRGLKPPKDIQSRNQQEVIYNTQSLLSLLVHCCSAPGGTECGACWGAPTLSPEAAKAVAVTLVESVCPDAAGAELAWPPEEHARATVERDLRIGRRFREQPLLFELLKLVAAAPPALCYCSVLLRGLLAALLGHWEASRHPDTAHSPWHLEASCTLVAVMAEGSLLPPALGNMHEVFSQLAPFEVRLLLLSVWGFLREHGPLPQKFIFQSERGRFIRDFSREGGGEGGPHLAVLHSVLHRNIDRLGLFSGRFQAPSPSTLLRQGT, from the coding sequence ATGGGGCAACTAAGCAGCACGTACTCAGGCCAGCATCAGCGTGTGCCCCATGCCACTGGCTCTCTCAACGAATTGCTGCAGCTGTGGATGGGCTGTCGAGCCACACGCACATTGATGGACATCTATGTTCAGTGCCTCTCAGCGCTCATTGGTAGCTGCCCAGATGCCTGTGTGGATGCCTTGCTGGATACCTCTGTCCAGCATTCCCCACACTTTGACTGGGTTGTGGCCCATATCGGCTCCTCTTTTCCTGGCACCATCATCTCCCGAGTTCTCTCCTGTGGCCTTAAGGACTTCTGTGTTCatggtggggctggaggtggagcTGGTGGCAGTGGTGGAAGCTCTTCTCAAATTCCCTCTACAGACCCCTTCCCTGGATCTCCTGCTATCCCTGGGGAGAAGCGGGTACCCAAGATTGCCTCAGTTGTGGGCATCCTCGGCCACCTGGCCTCCCGCCATGGAGACAGCATCCGACGGGAGCTCCTTCGAATGTTCCATGATAGCCTGGCAGGGGGCACTGGGGGCCGGAGTGGGGACCCCTCCCTTCAGGCCACAGTTCCCTTCCTCCTGCAACTGGCGGTGATGTCACCAGCTTTGCTGGGCACAGTCTCGGGAGAGCTGGTAGATTGCCTTAAGCCCCCAGCTGTGCTGAGCCAGCTGCAGCAACACCTGCAGGGATTTCCTCGAGAGGAACTGGACAACATGTTGAACCTGGCTGTGCATCTGGTGAGCCAGGCCTCTGGGGCAGGTGCCTACCGCCTTTTGCAGTTCCTGGTGGACACAGCCATGCCTGCCTCAGTCATTACTACCCATGGCATGACAGTGCCAGATACTGTGCGTGAGGCCTGTGACCGGTTGATTCAGCTGCTGCTTCTACATCTGCAAAAACTGGTTCATCACCGGGGAGGGTCTTCTGGGGAAGGGGTGCtgggcccacccccagcccctcgcCCTGTGCCCTTTCTAGATGCACTAAGAAACCATGTTGGAGAACTATGTGGAGAGACATTACGATTGGAACGGAAACGCTTCCTCTGGCAACACCAGCTCTTgggcctgctctctgtctatacACGGCCTAGCTGTGGACCTGAGGCCTTGGGCCATCTCCTGAGCCGGGCCCGAAGCCCTGAAGAGTTGAGTTTGGCCACCCAATTATATGCAGGGCTGGTGGTCAGTCTCTCGGGCCTCCTGCCCCTGGCCTTCCGAAGCTGCTTGGCTCGGGTGCATGCAGGGACTTTGCAACCTCCCTTCACGGCTCGGTTCCTGCGCAACTTGGCACTGCTAGTGGGGTGGGAACAGCAGGGTGGTGAGGGCCCTGCAGCCCTAGGAGCCCGGTTTGGGGAGTCTGCTTCAGCCCATCTTACTGACCTGGCTCCTCTCCTGCTACATCCTGAGGAGGAAGTAGCTGAAGCTGCTGCCTCCCTCTTGGCCATTTGTCCCTTTCCTCCAGaatccctgtctccctcccaacTCCTGGGACTGGTGAGAGCTGGAGTGCATCGCTTCTTTGCCTCTCTGAGGTTGCATGGTCCCCCAGGTGTGGCTTCAGCCTCCCAGCTTCTTACCCGCCTCTCTCAGACCTCTCCTGCAGGGCTTAAGGCTGTCTTGCAGCTGCTAGTTGAAGGAGCCTTACATCGGGGCAACACAGAACTGTTTGGAGGGGAAGTGGACGAGGACGAGACTGTTTCAGTTGTCTCCGCTTCTTTGCCTTCTGCCTCTCTATTGGACACAAACCGGCGACACACTGCAGCTGTGCCAGGTCCTGGAGGGATTTGGTCTGTTTTCCATGCTGGAGTAATCGGTCGTGGCCTAAAGCCACCCAAGGATATCCAGTCACGAAATCAGCAGGAAGTGATCTATAACACCCAGAGCCTCCTCAGCCTCCTGGTGCACTGCTGCAGTGCTCCTGGGGGAACTGAATGTGGGGCCTGCTGGGGGGCTCCCACCCTGAGCCCAGAGGCAGCCAAAGCTGTGGCAGTGACCTTGGTGGAGAGTGTGTGTCCTGATGCAGCTGGTGCTGAGCTAGCCTGGCCCCCTGAGGAGCACGCCCGGGCCACCGTGGAGCGGGATCTCCGCATTGGCCGGCGCTTCCGGGAACAACCCCTACTCTTTGAGCTGTTAAAGCTGGTAGCAgctgctcccccagccctgtGCTACTGCTCCGTGCTGCTGCGGGGGTTGCTGGCCGCCCTCTTGGGCCATTGGGAAGCCTCTCGCCACCCCGATACAGCCCACTCACCCTGGCACCTGGAGGCATCCTGCACCCTGGTGGCTGTCATGGCTGAGGGAAGCCTCTTGCCACCAGCCCTGGGTAATATGCACGAGGTATTTAGCCAACTGGCACCTTTTGAAGTGCGTCTGCTGCTGCTCAGTGTCTGGGGCTTTCTCCGGGAGCATGGGCCCTTGCCCCAGAAGTTCATCTTCCAGTCAGAGCGTGGCCGCTTCATCCGGGACTTctccagggagggtgggggtgagggtggaccCCATCTGGCTGTGCTGCACAGTGTCCTCCACCGCAACATTGACCGCCTGGGCCTTTTCTCTGGCCGTTTCCAGGCACCTTCACCGTCCACTCTACTTCGGCAGGGGACATAG